One genomic region from Mycoplasmopsis columbina encodes:
- the tsaB gene encoding tRNA (adenosine(37)-N6)-threonylcarbamoyltransferase complex dimerization subunit type 1 TsaB, whose product MKLYLDTANDDFSLAIFDNNFKKIDSSIYENYQKKVNLTVQEIEKILNKNQIDISEINEYYLNIGPGSFTGSRVGLVYLRTIAEIQKKPIFTISTMQLLQKQNPNVETFYISAAGNKFYEYKRSDNFDENKINLVLNEKNDCVCLKVKHDLFFNNFVDYLPLFKKYNYNELINIKPLYVKMPQIGNKK is encoded by the coding sequence ATGAAATTGTATTTAGACACTGCGAATGATGATTTTTCTCTTGCAATATTTGACAATAATTTTAAAAAAATAGATAGTTCAATTTATGAAAATTATCAAAAAAAAGTAAATTTAACTGTTCAAGAAATTGAAAAAATCTTAAATAAAAATCAAATTGATATTTCAGAAATTAATGAATATTATTTAAATATTGGACCAGGATCATTTACAGGTAGTAGAGTTGGTTTAGTATATTTAAGAACTATTGCTGAGATTCAAAAAAAACCTATTTTTACAATAAGTACTATGCAATTGCTACAAAAACAAAATCCCAATGTAGAAACTTTTTATATAAGTGCTGCAGGAAATAAATTTTATGAATACAAAAGAAGTGATAATTTTGACGAAAATAAAATTAATTTAGTTTTAAATGAAAAAAATGATTGCGTGTGTTTAAAAGTAAAACATGATTTATTTTTTAATAATTTTGTTGACTATTTACCACTATTTAAAAAGTATAATTATAATGAATTAATAAACATTAAACCTTTATATGTGAAAATGCCACAAATAGGTAATAAAAAATAG
- a CDS encoding ABC transporter ATP-binding protein — MTQIQNAIEFRNITKEFPGIKANDNVSFNIQKGTIHALIGENGAGKSTLMSILFGLYEPTSGEILVNDKKVFFKSPNDAANYGIGMVHQHFKLVKVYSNLNNIVLGSEWTKNHFIDNKTAELKIKALQDAYNLHFDLKQKSGNATVSTQQKVEIMKMLYRDNDILVFDEPTAVLTDEEIQGLLKSFLKFKEAGKTIIFISHKLNEIEQVADYATVLRHGKSIGTYDVKKTPMSQIVEAMVGTNVVATKNTASCERKDVVLELRNISTKKLQKNLNNLSLKIHKGEILAIAGVEGNGQREIEQIVSGMATPSEGTIFLRKSGAQLAFEKAKLEKLQSKNPSKAQKYLTSLEHKSQSKNYDAQIFHDITKFSVKKRSKQNISYIPTDRHAHGLVLDYTIRENSVLRRLWDNKFVKLSIFRNKNINAHTKSIIEKYDVRGSLNGNATSRSLSGGNQQKFIVGREIEAPHDLIIVMQPTRGLDVKAINTIHDEILKEKREGKAILLISYELDEVLALADTIAVLNEGQIVALKDARQITRQEIGSYMANKKGGENGQN; from the coding sequence ATGACTCAAATTCAAAACGCAATTGAATTTAGAAATATAACCAAAGAATTCCCAGGAATTAAAGCTAACGATAACGTTAGCTTTAATATTCAAAAAGGGACTATTCACGCTCTAATTGGAGAAAATGGAGCGGGGAAAAGTACTCTAATGAGTATTCTCTTTGGTCTTTATGAACCAACCTCAGGAGAAATATTAGTTAACGATAAAAAGGTGTTTTTTAAAAGTCCTAATGATGCAGCTAACTATGGAATAGGAATGGTGCATCAACACTTTAAATTAGTAAAAGTTTATTCTAATTTAAACAATATTGTTTTAGGAAGTGAGTGAACTAAAAATCACTTTATTGACAATAAAACAGCAGAATTAAAAATTAAAGCATTACAAGATGCATACAATTTACACTTTGATTTAAAACAAAAAAGTGGGAATGCAACAGTTTCAACTCAACAAAAAGTTGAGATTATGAAAATGCTTTATAGAGATAATGATATTTTGGTTTTTGATGAGCCAACCGCAGTTTTAACCGATGAGGAAATTCAAGGATTATTAAAATCATTTTTGAAATTTAAAGAAGCTGGTAAAACCATTATCTTCATTTCTCATAAATTAAATGAGATTGAACAAGTTGCTGATTATGCTACCGTTTTGCGTCACGGTAAGTCAATTGGCACCTATGATGTGAAAAAAACTCCAATGTCTCAAATTGTTGAGGCAATGGTGGGAACTAATGTTGTTGCAACTAAAAATACAGCTAGTTGTGAAAGAAAAGATGTAGTTTTAGAATTAAGAAACATTAGTACCAAAAAATTACAAAAAAATCTTAACAATTTATCTCTAAAAATTCACAAAGGTGAAATTTTAGCTATTGCCGGAGTTGAAGGTAATGGTCAGAGAGAAATTGAACAAATTGTTTCAGGTATGGCAACGCCTAGCGAAGGAACAATTTTTCTTAGAAAATCTGGTGCACAATTAGCCTTTGAAAAAGCTAAATTGGAAAAATTGCAATCTAAAAATCCTTCTAAAGCTCAAAAATATTTGACTTCTTTAGAACATAAGTCACAAAGCAAAAATTATGATGCTCAAATTTTTCACGATATTACTAAATTTAGCGTGAAAAAGAGATCAAAACAAAATATTTCATATATTCCAACTGACAGACATGCGCATGGTTTAGTATTGGACTACACAATTCGTGAGAATTCAGTTTTAAGAAGATTATGAGATAACAAATTTGTGAAACTTAGCATTTTTAGAAACAAAAATATTAACGCTCACACTAAAAGTATTATTGAAAAATATGATGTGCGTGGAAGTTTAAATGGAAACGCAACTTCGCGTTCTCTTTCAGGAGGAAATCAACAAAAATTTATTGTTGGTCGTGAAATTGAAGCGCCTCATGATTTAATCATTGTTATGCAACCAACTCGTGGGTTGGATGTTAAAGCAATTAATACTATTCATGATGAAATCTTAAAGGAAAAAAGAGAAGGAAAAGCAATTCTATTAATTTCATATGAACTTGATGAAGTTTTAGCTTTAGCTGACACAATTGCAGTTTTAAACGAAGGTCAAATTGTTGCACTTAAAGATGCAAGACAAATAACAAGACAAGAAATAGGAAGTTATATGGCTAATAAGAAAGGAGGAGAGAATGGACAAAACTAA
- the tsaE gene encoding tRNA (adenosine(37)-N6)-threonylcarbamoyltransferase complex ATPase subunit type 1 TsaE, whose translation MEKIFITKNLNELENVVNYILTNLTVSKMILLNGELGSGKTALVKVLAKLIGIKDTIVSPTFNYMKIYEGLVHIDAYNLTEDLSEFEDYFDDNIVAIEWPEKIKIYNNNYLNVFVSVNSKDEHIYKIVKYEKDA comes from the coding sequence ATGGAAAAAATTTTTATAACTAAAAATTTGAATGAATTAGAAAATGTAGTTAATTATATTTTGACTAATTTAACTGTTTCAAAGATGATTTTGTTAAATGGAGAATTAGGAAGTGGTAAGACTGCATTGGTCAAAGTTTTAGCTAAGTTAATAGGAATTAAGGATACAATTGTTTCTCCCACATTTAATTACATGAAAATTTATGAGGGTCTTGTACATATTGACGCCTATAACTTAACTGAAGATTTGAGCGAATTTGAGGATTACTTTGATGACAATATTGTTGCAATCGAGTGACCTGAAAAAATTAAAATTTATAATAACAATTATTTAAATGTTTTTGTATCGGTTAATTCAAAAGATGAACATATCTATAAAATAGTTAAATATGAAAAGGATGCTTAG
- a CDS encoding ABC transporter permease, with protein MLAFASTYNFAILFFCILSVGAIAGMFTEKVGIVNISINGMMIFGALGYLLISHAANKAQLGAGANIALSLVATVIGLLFGAVTSLLFGYATIKLKSSQTISGFAFNLLATGIALVFMGTFGDAKKLNNSFQNLAFSPTVTSTSSGQTLSYSFEVISLQIVLTILVIVLGYLALYKTKWGLRFRSIGENPQAADVAGVNVTKYKWQGVIISGILASLAGTFFAQATNNQTFLFNGDVAGLGYVALAIMIVGQWNILIIALASIIFSIFLGFSYSTPYINSLKKASDVLLIFPYLLTLVVVIFMSKRSNAPAAAGIPYDKSQR; from the coding sequence ATGCTAGCATTTGCCTCAACTTATAATTTTGCTATTCTCTTCTTTTGTATTCTTTCTGTAGGTGCAATTGCGGGAATGTTTACCGAAAAAGTGGGAATTGTGAATATTTCTATTAACGGAATGATGATTTTTGGAGCTTTAGGTTATCTTTTAATTTCTCATGCTGCAAACAAAGCACAATTAGGTGCTGGAGCAAATATCGCTCTTTCATTAGTTGCTACGGTAATTGGTTTACTTTTTGGTGCAGTAACTTCATTACTATTTGGTTATGCAACTATTAAACTAAAAAGTTCACAGACAATTTCAGGTTTTGCCTTTAACTTATTAGCAACAGGTATTGCTTTAGTTTTCATGGGAACTTTTGGAGATGCAAAAAAATTAAACAATTCATTTCAGAATTTAGCTTTCTCTCCAACAGTTACCTCAACATCTTCTGGTCAAACACTTTCATATAGTTTTGAAGTAATTTCTTTACAAATTGTTCTAACTATCTTAGTTATAGTTTTAGGATATCTAGCACTTTATAAAACTAAATGAGGTTTAAGATTTAGAAGTATTGGTGAAAATCCACAAGCTGCCGATGTAGCCGGAGTAAATGTAACTAAATATAAATGACAAGGAGTTATTATTTCAGGCATTTTAGCTTCTTTAGCAGGAACTTTCTTTGCCCAAGCAACGAATAATCAAACTTTCTTATTCAACGGGGATGTAGCTGGTTTAGGATATGTTGCTTTAGCAATTATGATTGTAGGACAATGAAATATTCTAATCATCGCACTTGCTTCTATTATTTTCTCAATTTTCTTAGGTTTCTCTTACTCAACTCCTTATATTAATAGTCTTAAAAAAGCAAGTGATGTTCTCTTGATCTTCCCTTACTTGTTAACTCTTGTTGTCGTAATATTTATGTCTAAAAGATCTAATGCCCCAGCAGCAGCGGGTATACCTTATGATAAATCACAAAGATAA
- a CDS encoding ABC transporter permease subunit, with amino-acid sequence MDKTKNAWHSAKDKYNAWSQKLSEFIRLDRNKSAFRKTMSSVWALIFGVLIALIFIAIMKSENPFLLFSKFGETFQGKRDIAAFLTFFIIFGFAGVSSAIGFKSGLFNIGISGQMMFASTIVFSMFIALGIKNITVGYLILSLLISILAGAFLAGIAGILKAYLNVHEVISTIMLNWVVAKLNRVIFSTNNNLFFSQEKVKTFLDSKFGYGTETGVFTIVNSQGANTFNDTQYIFGIIFTVIFLVLAIGLFFMYKSTTIGYKLKMLGLSKTNGQYIGVNEKMSVVYVMIISGAFAGVAGFFYYFFNQNIKITDTSSPLALGFVSIAISLLALNSSIGVIFTAIFYALLYKVQPALQGYPLYITADEMQVITSIILYLAAIAQLFMEFKPFGFLFKTSLNFSSRVYWLHLKRYFLKRKYLNAIKQYALKKEKLNQNSALVNKEQTLSSYHKLKDEYYYKIEKLNKRITLLDRNIQAIETIQKHKADLFFETLVLRRISKTYKKDTSLNQTLNDLKIKKEKNKKTYQALLKNYKEVESKVFESVYVNEIKTLESLTLTYDDSQFRFSEISKKDEIKKLNKEFKQMQNKFLEESNKAQKVSNNSEILNIFGNISNIKKDHFVKLQALNADNRKNIKMQYKADLVDVKKEFKTRAHENYQFIKKHYFIELLSSKAESKGVVIC; translated from the coding sequence ATGGACAAAACTAAAAATGCATGACACTCTGCAAAAGATAAATACAATGCTTGATCACAAAAATTAAGCGAATTTATTCGTTTAGACAGAAATAAAAGCGCTTTTAGGAAAACCATGTCATCAGTTTGAGCATTGATTTTCGGAGTTTTAATTGCTTTGATTTTCATCGCAATTATGAAAAGCGAAAATCCATTTTTACTCTTTTCAAAATTTGGAGAAACCTTCCAAGGTAAAAGAGATATAGCTGCCTTTTTAACCTTCTTCATTATCTTTGGTTTTGCCGGAGTTTCTTCTGCTATAGGTTTTAAATCAGGGTTATTTAACATTGGGATAAGTGGGCAGATGATGTTTGCCTCAACTATTGTTTTCTCAATGTTTATTGCACTGGGAATTAAAAATATTACAGTTGGATATTTAATTCTTTCATTACTTATTTCTATTCTTGCTGGAGCATTTTTAGCCGGAATTGCTGGTATATTAAAAGCCTATTTAAACGTGCATGAAGTTATTTCAACAATTATGTTAAACTGAGTTGTTGCAAAATTGAATAGAGTTATTTTTAGCACTAATAATAATCTTTTCTTTAGTCAAGAAAAAGTAAAAACTTTTCTTGACAGTAAATTTGGTTATGGAACAGAAACTGGAGTTTTCACTATTGTAAATAGTCAAGGCGCGAATACCTTTAATGATACTCAATACATTTTTGGAATTATTTTCACAGTCATTTTTCTAGTTCTAGCCATTGGTCTTTTCTTTATGTATAAATCAACAACCATTGGTTATAAACTTAAAATGTTGGGACTTTCAAAAACTAATGGTCAATACATTGGTGTTAATGAAAAAATGTCAGTTGTTTATGTAATGATTATTTCTGGAGCTTTTGCCGGAGTAGCAGGTTTCTTCTACTACTTCTTTAATCAGAATATCAAGATTACTGACACAAGTTCACCACTAGCACTTGGTTTCGTTTCAATTGCTATTTCTTTACTAGCACTTAATTCATCAATTGGAGTTATTTTTACCGCTATATTCTACGCATTACTTTATAAAGTACAACCAGCATTGCAAGGTTATCCTTTATACATTACTGCGGATGAAATGCAAGTTATTACTTCAATTATTCTTTATTTAGCAGCAATTGCGCAATTGTTTATGGAATTTAAACCATTTGGTTTCTTATTTAAAACTTCTTTAAACTTTTCATCAAGAGTTTATTGATTACATCTAAAGAGATATTTCTTAAAAAGAAAATACTTAAATGCTATTAAACAATATGCTTTGAAAAAAGAAAAATTAAACCAAAATTCGGCATTAGTTAACAAAGAACAAACTTTGAGTAGTTATCATAAGTTAAAAGATGAATACTACTATAAAATAGAAAAATTAAACAAGAGAATTACTTTATTAGATAGAAATATTCAAGCCATTGAAACAATTCAAAAACACAAAGCAGATTTATTCTTTGAAACATTAGTTTTAAGAAGAATTTCTAAAACTTATAAAAAAGATACAAGCTTAAATCAGACATTAAATGATTTAAAAATTAAAAAAGAAAAAAATAAAAAAACATACCAAGCACTTCTTAAAAATTACAAAGAAGTTGAATCAAAAGTTTTTGAATCAGTCTATGTTAATGAAATTAAAACTTTAGAATCACTAACTTTAACCTATGATGATTCACAATTTAGATTTAGTGAAATTTCTAAAAAAGATGAAATTAAAAAACTAAACAAAGAATTTAAACAAATGCAAAATAAATTCTTAGAAGAATCAAATAAAGCTCAAAAAGTTTCAAATAACAGTGAAATTCTTAATATTTTTGGAAACATTTCTAATATTAAAAAAGATCATTTTGTTAAATTACAAGCATTAAATGCGGATAATAGAAAAAATATTAAAATGCAATATAAAGCAGATTTAGTAGATGTTAAAAAAGAATTTAAAACAAGAGCACACGAAAATTATCAATTTATCAAAAAACATTATTTTATAGAACTTTTAAGTTCAAAAGCAGAAAGTAAAGGAGTAGTAATATGCTAG